In a single window of the Cygnus olor isolate bCygOlo1 chromosome 5, bCygOlo1.pri.v2, whole genome shotgun sequence genome:
- the LOC121070501 gene encoding dispanin subfamily A member 2b-like has product MKPQRAEVSIPLYPPSRGQPPTTGPDEQPRDFFLWSLFNVMMGYGLAYLGCLCFPALIFSIKARDCKMLGDVEGARRHSTRAKVLNIICSLLMVVTVVVVIVAFVAIIT; this is encoded by the exons ATGAAGCCCCAGCGGGCGGAGGTGAGCATCCCGCTGTACCCCCCcagccgggggcagccccccacCACCGGCCCCGACGAGCAGCCCCGGGACTTCTTTCTCTGGTCCCTCTTCAATGTCATGATGGGTTACGGGCTCGCCTACCTCGGctgcctctgcttccctgcGCTCATCTTCTCCATCAAG GCCCGCGACTGCAAGATGCTGGGGGACGTGGAGGGTGCCCGGCGGCACAGCACCCGGGCCAAGGTGTTGAACATCATCTGCTCCCTGCTGATGGTCGTCACTGTGGTCGTTGTCATCGTTGCCTTCGTGGCCATCATTACCTGA
- the LOC121070500 gene encoding dispanin subfamily A member 2b-like has product MENYPQSFSINMQPYGRNGGATAANPMATSFGQATSFGQMEPTPVSTPPPKDFVLWSFFNAIYCNPFCLGFLALVFSIKARDRTVAKDPMAASSYGRTARSLNIAACCLGIVGTIILLVLVILYRPVRP; this is encoded by the exons atGGAGAACTACCCGCAGTCCTTCAGCATCAACATGCAGCCCTACGGCAGGAATGGGGGGGCCACCGCCGCCAACCCCATGGCCACCTCTTTCGGCCAGGCCACCTCTTTCGGCCAGATGGAGCCCACACCTGTTTCTACCCCACCACCCAAGGACTTTGTGCTCTGGTCTTTCTTCAACGCCATATACTGCAACCCGTTCTGCCTGGGCTTCCTCGCTCTTGTCTTCTCCATCAAG gcCCGAGATAGGACAGTGGCAAAGGACCCCATGGCCGCCAGCAGCTATGGGAGGACAGCCAGGAGCCTCAACATCGCGGCATGCTGCCTGGGTATCGTGGGCACCATCATCCTTCTGGTCCTGGTGATACTCTACAGACCAGTACGCCCCTGA
- the LOC121070499 gene encoding interferon-induced transmembrane protein 5-like: MDTSYPREDYLPMTSHKRDLSPTVVTIGASAPPRDHLIWSIFNTIYMNFCCLGFVALAFSVKARDRKVAGDVEAARRFSSKARCYNALATAGSVVLPLLLAALVVTGVLHLSKLAQDSVGFFSYQFNTSDDEDK; this comes from the exons ATGGACACGTCCTACCCACGGGAGGACTACCTGCCCATGACATCCCACAAGCGGGACCTGTCTCCCACCGTCGTCACCATCGGGGCCTCTGCGCCACCCCGCGACCACCTCATCTGGTCCATCTTCAACACCATCTACATGAACTTCTGCTGCCTTGGCTTTGTGGCTCTCGCCTTTTCTGTCAAG GCACGGGACCGCAAAGTGGCTGGGGACGTGGAAGCCGCTCGGCGCTTCAGCTCCAAGGCCCGGTGCTACAACGCCCTGGCCACGGCCGGGAGCGTggtgctgcctctcctgctcGCTGCCCTGGTCGTCACCGGTGTCCTCCACCTCTCCAAGCTCGCCCAGGACTCCGTGGGCTTTTTCAGCTACCAGTTCAACACAAGCGATGACGAGGACAAGTGA